A portion of the Gossypium arboreum isolate Shixiya-1 chromosome 8, ASM2569848v2, whole genome shotgun sequence genome contains these proteins:
- the LOC108469330 gene encoding protein DETOXIFICATION 51-like encodes MFNQIHLYFDLISLPNFIKHFQNHHKLYPPSISDTITEAKALFNLAFPIALTSLILYSRSIISMLFLGHLGDTQLAAGSLAMAFANITGYSVLSGLALGMEPLCSQAFGAQRPKVLSLTLHRYVVFLLFASLLISFVWLNMFNVMVFLHQDPYITRIGYKYLLFSLPDLFTNAFAHPIRIYLRAQGITLPVTLSTLVATVLHLPLNLLLVSHFNYGVAAVAAAGSISNLFVLVSLVTYVWASGLHEPTWENPSSECLTGWKPLVKLAAPSCVSVCLEWWWYEIIIVLCGLMVNPKPPVASMGILIQTTSFIYVFPSSLSFAVSTRVGNELGANRPYKARLSAVVAVFVSAMMGLSASTFASTMKDKWARMFTSDPEILRLTSIALPILGLCELGNCPQTVSCGVLRGSARPTTAANVNVGAFYFVGMPMAVGLGFYVGVGFSGLWLGLLSAQICCAGLMLYVVGSTDWDLQAKRAKMLTCTDSRLSNDDCDNKGQEEQPLICIMVTLAP; translated from the coding sequence ATGTTTAATCAAATCCATCTCTATTTCGATCTTATATCACTACCCAATTTCATAAAACACTTTCAAAATCACCATAAACTATACCCACCGTCAATCTCAGACACCATAACCGAAGCTAAAGCCCTCTTCAATCTAGCTTTTCCCATTGCCTTAACTTCACTCATTCTTTATTCTCGTTCCATCATTTCCATGCTCTTTCTTGGCCATCTCGGCGATACCCAACTAGCCGCTGGTTCATTAGCAATGGCCTTTGCTAACATCACCGGCTACTCGGTTCTTTCCGGCCTTGCTTTAGGTATGGAACCACTTTGTTCACAAGCTTTTGGTGCTCAAAGACCTAAAGTTTTATCTTTAACACTCCATCGTTACGTTGTTTTCCTATTATTTGCTTCATTATTGATTTCTTTTGTTTGGTTAAATATGTTTAACGTTATGGTGTTTCTTCATCAAGATCCTTATATCACCCGCATTgggtataaatatttattattttccctGCCTGACCTTTTCACCAATGCGTTCGCTCATCCAATCAGAATTTACCTTCGCGCACAAGGCATCACCCTCCCGGTAACCTTATCAACCCTCGTCGCCACCGTTCTCCATTTACCCCTCAACTTATTGCTTGTCTCCCATTTTAACTACGGTGTCGCCGCCGTCGCTGCCGCCGGTTCTATATCCAATCTCTTCGTTCTTGTTTCCTTGGTCACTTACGTTTGGGCTTCGGGCTTGCATGAGCCGACATGGGAAAACCCCAGCTCGGAATGTTTAACCGGCTGGAAGCCGTTAGTAAAGCTAGCCGCGCCGAGCTGCGTTTCGGTTTGTTTGGAGTGGTGGTGGTATGAGATAATAATCGTTTTGTGTGGACTTATGGTCAACCCAAAACCGCCGGTTGCTTCAATGGGGATATTGATTCAAACGACGTCGTTTATATACGTTTTCCCTTCTTCATTAAGTTTCGCGGTTTCAACGCGCGTTGGGAACGAACTAGGGGCAAACCGACCTTATAAAGCGAGATTATCAGCCGTGGTGGCGGTGTTTGTATCAGCAATGATGGGCCTATCAGCATCCACGTTTGCATCCACTATGAAGGATAAGTGGGCCAGGATGTTCACTTCTGATCCCGAGATCCTACGGCTGACATCCATCGCACTTCCCATCCTAGGGCTGTGTGAGCTCGGGAACTGTCCCCAAACTGTTAGTTGTGGGGTCCTTAGAGGAAGTGCACGTCCGACCACCGCAGCTAATGTGAACGTCGGAGCATTTTATTTCGTGGGCATGCCTATGGCGGTTGGGCTCGGGTTTTATGTCGGAGTCGGGTTTTCGGGTCTTTGGTTGGGTTTACTTTCGGCTCAAATCTGCTGCGCTGGGCTTATGTTGTATGTGGTTGGATCCACTGACTGGGACCTACAAGCTAAGAGGGCCAAGATGCTGACGTGTACAGATAGTAGATTATCTAATGATGATTGTGATAATAAAGGCCAGGAAGAACAGCCGTTGATTTGTATTATGGTGACTTTGGCTCCTTAA
- the LOC108468875 gene encoding protein IQ-domain 26-like produces the protein MGKATRWLKSLFGIKNSKDYLNSGDRKGKKGSSIGRSGRDPSGGLCHSVTATPPPNMSPAEVSMWIRSYYNETEKEQNKHAIAVAAATAAAADAAVAAAKAAVAVVRLTSHGRGTMFGHERWAAVKIQTAFRGYLARRALRALKGLVKIQALVRGYLVRKQATIRSHKANRFDIRARKSMERLYSFNHTTNGIDENSKIVEVVDIVRPKSRSRRNVNASESDFGDDYQPVHRTLSSPFLSRVPARISIPDGGRDWGLTGDEYRFCTAQNTPRVISSCGSNSNASVPPKSVCSDNWFRHYGNFPNYMANTQSFKAKLRSQSAPKQRPELGPRKRLSLDEMMESRCSLSGVRLQRWCSQV, from the exons ATGGGAAAAGCTACAAGGTGGTTGAAGAGCTTATTTGGGATAAAGAACAGCAAAGACTACTTGAATTCCGGTGACCGGAAAGGAAAAAAAGGGTCTAGCATTGGCCGTTCGGGGAGGGATCCCAGCGGCGGATTGTGTCACAGCGTTACAGCGACACCACCACCAAACATGTCACCGGCAGAAGTGTCTATGTGGATAAGGTCATACTACAATGAAACGGAGAAGGAACAAAACAAACACGCAATCGCCGTAGCGGCCGCCACGGCAGCGGCTGCCGATGCTGCGGTGGCCGCGGCTAAAGCAGCTGTGGCGGTCGTGAGGCTGACAAGTCACGGAAGGGGAACCATGTTCGGGCACGAGAGATGGGCTGCTGTTAAAATTCAAACCGCGTTTCGAGGTTATCTG GCTAGAAGAGCACTGCGAGCTTTGAAAGGATTAGTGAAGATACAAGCTCTGGTCAGAGGATACTTAGTGAGGAAACAAGCTACTATTAGGTCCCATAAAGCTAACAGATTTGACATCCGAGCACGAAAATCTATG GAGAGATTATATTCTTTTAATCACACTACAAATGGCATTGATGAAAATTCCAAAATTGTGGAGGTTGTTGATATTGTTAGGCCGAAATCAAGATCTCGTAGGAACGTTAATGCTTCAGAATCGGATTTCGGCGATGACTATCAGCCAGTTCATCGGACATTATCTTCTCCGTTTCTAAGTCGAGTTCCGGCTCGAATATCAATACCGGATGGTGGTCGAGATTGGGGTTTAACAGGAGATGAATACAGGTTTTGTACAGCACAAAATACACCTCGGGTCATAAGTTCTTGTGGGTCTAACTCTAATGCCTCGGTACCACCCAAGAGTGTGTGCAGTGATAACTGGTTTAGACATTATGGGAATTTCCCAAATTACATGGCGAATACACAATCTTTCAAGGCTAAATTGAGGTCACAAAGTGCTCCAAAGCAAAGGCCAGAGCTAGGGCCTAGAAAAAGACTCTCGCTAGATGAAATGATGGAATCTAGATGTAGTTTAAGTGGGGTTAGGCTGCAGAGATGGTGCTCACAAGTttaa
- the LOC108468363 gene encoding E3 ubiquitin-protein ligase RZF1-like, with amino-acid sequence MATGSTTFHVVVSGNNNSVLIPYYPTQQFDLDDAITMPENPLIPDIAQRFDLDVAITMPENPKTRLEEVAGMVFDMPEVDQAAGNCSVCMESFGKSEEIARRVSCGHVYHHNCITNWLLNGNGDSCPLCRREISGRSMI; translated from the coding sequence ATGGCGACCGGTTCAACAACGTTCCACGTCGTCGTTTCAGGCAATAATAATTCTGTATTAATTCCTTATTACCCTACTCAACAATTCGACCTCGACGATGCAATAACGATGCCGGAAAATCCTTTGATCCCTGATATCGCTCAACGATTTGACCTCGACGTAGCCATAACGATGCCGGAAAATCCCAAAACCAGGCTAGAAGAAGTCGCCGGTATGGTTTTCGATATGCCGGAGGTTGATCAAGCCGCCGGTAACTGTTCAGTTTGTATGGAAAGTTTCGGAAAATCCGAGGAAATTGCGAGACGAGTTTCGTGCGGTCATGTTTATCACCATAACTGTATTACCAATTGGCTTTTGAATGGAAACGGCGATTCTTGCCCTCTTTGCCGCCGTGAAATCTCCGGCCGGTCGATGATATGA
- the LOC108468986 gene encoding uncharacterized protein LOC108468986, producing the protein MKNTGKSSKGNGKSSAAAADARKDRKSGTGMSGSPKKGGHGGKYTWAGDGLSPAEIGFEKEVIDVKDPNFEDADEIVTV; encoded by the coding sequence ATGAAGAACACTGGGAAGAGTAGCAAAGGCAACGGAAAATCGTCGGCGGCGGCGGCGGATGCGAGGAAAGACAGGAAATCTGGTACCGGAATGAGTGGATCGCCTAAGAAAGGAGGTCACGGTGGCAAATACACTTGGGCGGGAGATGGGCTTTCGCCGGCCGAGATCGGGTTTGAGAAAGAGGTTATTGATGTTAAGGATCCTAACTTTGAAGATGCCGATGAGATCGTGACCGTTTGA
- the LOC108469065 gene encoding senescence/dehydration-associated protein At4g35985, chloroplastic-like: MQRFAPQPPTKTLKQELLLKIPRCTVHLMDDGDALELGKGEFKLVRVLDDDFPLATIIKVTDDLQWPLTKDEPVVKLDSVHYLFSLPVKDGKPLSYGVTFVGRGHGNSLSSLDSLLKEHSCFAAGVGSTGDKHVDWKAYAPRIEDYNNVLAKAIAGGTGQIVKGIFTCSNAYISQVQKGGETILRQPPGKTHGIISSKSNKSKSEANNNNLKRVRNLSIMTEKMSKTMLDMVGIASGTVMAPLLSSKPGQAFLSMLPGQVLLASLDAVNKVLDAVEVAEKQALSATSTAATRMMTDRYGERAGEATEDVLATAGNLASTAWNVFKIRKAITPKSTATSGLLNNASKYNTRKSY, translated from the exons ATGCAACGTTTCGCGCCACAACCACCAACCAAAACCCTCAAACAGGAGCTTCTTTTAAAGATCCCACGATGCACCGTTCACTTAATGGACGACGGCGACGCTTTGGAACTTGGCAAAGGCGAGTTCAAGCTCGTACGTGTACTAGACGACGACTTTCCACTCGCCACCATCATTAAAGTCACCGACGATCTTCAATGGCCGTTGACGAAGGACGAACCGGTGGTGAAGCTTGATTCGGTTCATTACCTTTTTTCTTTGCCGGTGAAAGATGGGAAACCGTTGAGCTATGGGGTGACCTTTGTGGGGCGTGGACATGGGAATAGCTTGAGCTCGTTGGACTCGCTTTTGAAAGAGCACTCGTGCTTCGCCGCCGGCGTGGGTTCGACCGGCGATAAGCACGTCGATTGGAAGGCGTATGCGCCGAGGATTGAAGATTATAACAATGTTTTGGCGAAGGCTATTGCTGGAGGGACGGGGCAGATTGTTAAAGGAATCTTCACATGCAGCAATGCTTATATTAGCCAG gttCAAAAAGGAGGAGAAACCATTTTAAGGCAACCGCCAGGGAAAACTCATGGGATCATTTCAAGTAAGAGCAACAAAAGCAAGAGTGAAGCCAACAACAATAACCTTAAACG TGTTAGAAACCTATCGATAATGACAGAAAAGATGAGCAAAACAATGTTGGACATGGTTGGTATAGCAAGTGGAACCGTGATGGCACCTTTGCTTAGCTCCAAGCCTGGCCAAGCTTTCCTTTCAATGCTTCCAGGCCAAGTTCTTTTAGCTTCCCTCGATGCTGTTA ACAAGGTTCTTGATGCAGTTGAAGTTGCTGAAAAGCAAGCTTTATCTGCTACATCCACTGCAGCAACTAGAATGATGACTGATAG GTACGGCGAAAGAGCAGGCGAAGCGACGGAAGATGTGCTAGCAACTGCGGGGAACTTGGCAAGCACAGCTTGGAATGTGTTCAAGATAAGGAAAGCAATCACTCCCAAGTCCACTGCCACTTCTGGGTTATTGAACAATGCTTCCAAGTATAACACTAGAAAATCTTATTAA